A single window of Deltaproteobacteria bacterium DNA harbors:
- a CDS encoding MAPEG family protein: MSDHGLIAPVLVLVAWTCVMWFWMYATRVPAMRKANIDMEELRRTGAPLVLPAEVARVADNYNHLHEQPTIFYALALAAQLAGAADVTNVALAWAYVALRVVHSFVQATQNLIPLRFAVFALASFTLMALLVRTLAAVL; this comes from the coding sequence ATGTCCGATCACGGCCTGATTGCCCCGGTTCTCGTGCTCGTCGCGTGGACGTGCGTGATGTGGTTCTGGATGTACGCGACGCGAGTTCCTGCGATGCGCAAAGCGAACATCGACATGGAGGAGCTGCGGCGAACGGGCGCGCCGCTCGTGCTGCCCGCCGAGGTCGCGCGCGTCGCCGACAACTACAACCACCTGCACGAGCAGCCGACGATCTTCTATGCGCTCGCGCTCGCCGCGCAGCTCGCGGGCGCCGCCGACGTCACGAACGTCGCGCTCGCGTGGGCTTACGTCGCACTGCGCGTCGTGCACTCGTTCGTACAGGCCACGCAGAACCTGATCCCGCTGCGCTTCGCCGTGTTCGCGCTGGCGTCGTTCACGCTGATGGCGCTGCTGGTGCGGACGCTCGCGGCGGTGCTGTGA
- a CDS encoding cupin domain-containing protein: MTNPDTRPLGDVANRLLFENELVRVWEMNLAPGERSDRHRHELPYLLCILEGSRIDAEVAGRGNVEIPVQPGAVFFVPPGATETAVNNSRDHFREILIELKQPATAPVKLAVANAPR, translated from the coding sequence ATGACCAACCCCGACACCCGCCCGCTCGGCGACGTTGCGAACAGGCTGCTCTTCGAGAACGAGCTCGTGCGCGTTTGGGAGATGAACCTCGCGCCCGGCGAGCGCAGCGACCGGCATCGGCACGAGCTGCCGTACTTGCTGTGCATCCTCGAGGGCTCGCGCATCGACGCCGAGGTCGCGGGGCGAGGCAACGTGGAGATCCCGGTCCAGCCCGGCGCCGTGTTCTTCGTTCCCCCCGGCGCGACCGAGACCGCCGTCAACAACAGCCGCGATCACTTTCGTGAGATCCTGATCGAGCTGAAGCAGCCGGCCACGGCGCCCGTGAAGCTCGCGGTCGCGAACGCACCCCGCTGA